The following proteins are encoded in a genomic region of Dyadobacter sp. UC 10:
- a CDS encoding ThuA domain-containing protein, translating to MRMILKIGLILAVTTVHLFAQPHAGTQVEKKKIVFISGPDSHGKGEHEHNGGCTLLAKAINDSVPGVNAVIVRNGWPEDPGILEDADAIVIYSDGGGDNHMAFLHAEQVNRLTSKGVGLVFLHFSLEVPKGNAGDQFLKWIGGYFETNWSVNPVWEARFASFPDHPVSSGVKPFSIVDEWYYHMRFADGMKNITPVLQALPPEETLELPDGTHSNNKYVRESVLERKELQTLAWALDRPDGGRGFGFTGGHMHKNWKDDNFRKLVLNAIVWSAKIEVPENGIPSATPTDTELNALTKRVE from the coding sequence ATGAGAATGATATTGAAAATAGGACTGATCCTGGCTGTCACCACGGTTCATCTATTTGCACAGCCACATGCCGGGACACAGGTTGAAAAGAAAAAAATTGTATTTATTTCAGGGCCCGATAGTCATGGAAAAGGCGAACATGAGCATAATGGCGGGTGTACGTTGCTGGCCAAAGCGATCAACGACAGCGTGCCTGGCGTCAATGCAGTCATTGTGCGGAATGGCTGGCCGGAAGATCCCGGGATCCTGGAAGACGCTGATGCAATTGTAATTTATTCGGATGGCGGAGGCGATAACCATATGGCCTTTTTGCATGCGGAGCAGGTCAACAGGCTTACAAGCAAAGGTGTAGGGCTGGTGTTCCTTCACTTTTCGCTGGAAGTTCCGAAAGGAAATGCAGGGGATCAGTTCTTAAAATGGATAGGCGGGTATTTTGAAACAAATTGGTCTGTGAATCCGGTATGGGAAGCCAGGTTCGCAAGTTTCCCCGACCACCCTGTTTCCAGCGGGGTTAAACCTTTTTCAATCGTGGATGAGTGGTATTATCACATGCGTTTCGCTGATGGAATGAAAAATATCACACCGGTTTTACAGGCATTACCGCCGGAGGAAACATTGGAACTACCCGACGGTACGCATTCGAACAACAAATATGTACGCGAGTCAGTACTCGAAAGAAAGGAATTACAGACACTTGCCTGGGCATTAGACAGGCCTGATGGCGGCCGGGGTTTTGGATTTACGGGCGGACATATGCATAAGAATTGGAAGGATGATAATTTTAGGAAACTGGTGTTGAACGCAATTGTCTGGTCAGCGAAAATTGAAGTGCCCGAAAACGGCATACCTTCCGCAACACCCACTGATACTGAATTGAATGCATTGACAAAACGCGTAGAATAG
- a CDS encoding type II toxin-antitoxin system Phd/YefM family antitoxin yields the protein MKTMSVGEFKAQFSKVLKEVEQGEKIGITFGKKKEVKAMLVPKDKPAQPRKLGILKEQVKVEFKGDFKMTEEEFLGL from the coding sequence ATGAAAACCATGTCTGTGGGCGAGTTCAAAGCCCAATTTTCGAAAGTATTGAAGGAAGTAGAGCAGGGCGAAAAAATCGGCATTACTTTCGGGAAGAAAAAAGAGGTCAAGGCGATGCTGGTGCCTAAGGATAAACCTGCCCAGCCAAGAAAACTTGGTATCTTAAAAGAACAGGTAAAGGTTGAATTTAAAGGAGATTTTAAAATGACAGAGGAGGAATTTTTGGGATTATGA
- a CDS encoding type II toxin-antitoxin system VapC family toxin → MTYLLDTHTIIWALTAQENLSKAASRVLSDAKNTIFVSTISFWEISLKYSLGKLSISNYRPDLFPQACLATGFQILQLDSYVASTYHNLPPGIHKDPFDRILIWQAISSQYTLITADKTIHSYASEGLGVLW, encoded by the coding sequence ATGACCTACCTGCTGGATACACACACGATAATCTGGGCATTGACAGCGCAGGAAAATTTGTCAAAGGCAGCAAGCCGGGTTTTGTCCGACGCTAAGAACACTATTTTCGTCAGCACAATCAGTTTCTGGGAAATTTCTTTGAAGTATTCGCTTGGCAAGTTGTCAATCTCTAACTATCGTCCTGATCTTTTTCCACAAGCTTGCCTTGCAACTGGATTTCAAATCCTTCAGCTGGATTCCTATGTAGCCAGTACCTATCACAACCTGCCCCCAGGGATTCACAAAGACCCGTTTGACAGGATACTCATCTGGCAGGCGATTTCAAGCCAGTATACTTTGATTACAGCCGACAAAACCATTCACTCTTACGCGAGCGAAGGTCTTGGAGTACTCTGGTAA